The genomic DNA CGTAAAACCGGAAAACTGGAACGCTTACAGGGTAATCCATATCATCCGAACACATTGATTGATTATAAGGATATGAATATCCCGGTGGTGGACACTGCCAATACTCCGGGTACACTATGTGCCCGAGGGAACGCGGGTCTACAAACTGCTTACGACCCATATCGACTGACAGTTCCCCTGAAGCGCTCTGGCCCGAGAGGAAGTAATAAATGGGTGCCTATTGAGTGGGAAAAACTGATCGATGAAGTGGTCAATGGTGGAAAGATTTTCGCTGATACAGGTGATGAGGCTAGTCAAAACCTTGAGATAAAAGGATTCCGGGCATTATATGAAAAACGTGATGAATGGATTGATGATAACAATCATGACTTAGGGCGAGTATCTAATAAGCTTGTTATACAAAGCGGACGTATTGTTAAAACGCGAAAAGATTTTCAGACTCGTTTCGCGAAATCCTTTGGCACAGTTAATAATTACGAACACACTAATATATGCGAATTAAGCCATCACATTGCTACGAGTGCTGTATATACTGAGCATAATAATTTTAAAGCAGATCTTTGTGAGTCAGAGTTTGTTTTATATTGGGGAACCGCGCCTGGAGAAGCTAATTTCCCTATGCAGACATTAGGGAAATACTCAGCAGAGGCGCGTTCAAAGGGCTGTAAAATTGCTGTTATTGATCCAGTATTACCCCGAACTATAACGGATGACCCAAATATGTTCTGGCTTGCTCCGCGACCAGGTACTGATGGTGCTATCGCAATGGGGATGATAAGCTGGATTATAGATCATAATCGCCATAATACGGATTTTTTAAGTTACCCTAATCAGTCTTCTGCCAAAAATGCTGGTGAAACTTGTTTCACGGATGCCAGTTATCTGATTATTACCGATGAAACACATCCTAATTTTGGGAAATTTATTACTTCTAGTGAAGCTGCCTTGGGGGACAGTAACGACAGTGTCGTAATTAATCTCACTGGTATTCCAGAATTAGCGGAAAAATGTGTTAAAGCAATACTGGATTATAGCGGGAGTGTTAATGGTATAGGGGTTGCTACAGCATTTCATTTATTAAAGACATCAGCGAATGATTATTCTCTAGAGTATTATGCCGATATCAGTGGTGTTCGCATTGACGATATTGTCAATTTAGCTGACGAGTTCACTAAGCATGGACGAAAAGCATCCACAGAGTTTTATCGTGGAATTGCACAGCACCCGAACGGTTATTATACAGGTTTTGCAATAAATCAGTTGAACGTCTTAATCGGTAATTTGAACTGGAGTGGTGGTGGTTCCCTCGGGGGAGGTGGATTCCCTTATGACAAAGGGGTATATGACCTGACTGCTATTCCTTCTCTGGTGCCAGCTCAATTTGGTATTAAAATTACCCGTGAAGATGGCTTTCGCTATGAAGATTCTACTGAATTTAAGACAAAGGTTGCTCGTGGCGAAGCCCCCTACCCAGCTAAAAGGCCGTGGTTCCCTTTCACTAAAGATATTTTCAGTGATATCTTGCCTTCAGCACTGGAAGGTTATCCGTATACAGCCGACATTCTGTTGTGGCATATGTGTACGCCTTTATACAGCGCTCCAGGCATGGGTAAAGAAGATATTATTCGAGGGGTTTGTGATCCAA from Trabulsiella odontotermitis includes the following:
- a CDS encoding molybdopterin-dependent oxidoreductase gives rise to the protein MNRRHFLTGCAALGVGVGASIYGKVFYRAGTFLDAGEQAKSTFYGQSTEPEWLLDKETGQHVINPNYMVRHSVCLQCHGECGLRAKVNRKTGKLERLQGNPYHPNTLIDYKDMNIPVVDTANTPGTLCARGNAGLQTAYDPYRLTVPLKRSGPRGSNKWVPIEWEKLIDEVVNGGKIFADTGDEASQNLEIKGFRALYEKRDEWIDDNNHDLGRVSNKLVIQSGRIVKTRKDFQTRFAKSFGTVNNYEHTNICELSHHIATSAVYTEHNNFKADLCESEFVLYWGTAPGEANFPMQTLGKYSAEARSKGCKIAVIDPVLPRTITDDPNMFWLAPRPGTDGAIAMGMISWIIDHNRHNTDFLSYPNQSSAKNAGETCFTDASYLIITDETHPNFGKFITSSEAALGDSNDSVVINLTGIPELAEKCVKAILDYSGSVNGIGVATAFHLLKTSANDYSLEYYADISGVRIDDIVNLADEFTKHGRKASTEFYRGIAQHPNGYYTGFAINQLNVLIGNLNWSGGGSLGGGGFPYDKGVYDLTAIPSLVPAQFGIKITREDGFRYEDSTEFKTKVARGEAPYPAKRPWFPFTKDIFSDILPSALEGYPYTADILLWHMCTPLYSAPGMGKEDIIRGVCDPTKIPLIIASDIVVSDTSMYADYIIPDITYLERYVQHPMLEATMVKGTAVRYPVIEPLTGKNQAGQHFCLETFFIDIASKLNMAGFGKNAIPDSNGTLWPLEKMEDYYLKGTANVAYSGTPVSDATDDDIKIAGLEDYQKKYFSSLKSDEWRKVLFLMSRGGRFEPVTTRRNGTQLKNQFNNRIRMYNEKIAQGLNSFTGERFSGTALWQPSLTMMGKKVDELDQGKGMDFTILTRKSALQTQSRLSSNSFIREIQPTNWAEINTEDGKALGLKTGDSVWVETVEGRRRCEVKLRDGVAPGVISFIVGYGHWGYGATDIDIGGKRIKGSKIRAAGINLNPIMRLDPDVWGMPLMDPIGGSSSFFNTRAKIIKA